In Limibacter armeniacum, a single window of DNA contains:
- the holA gene encoding DNA polymerase III subunit delta: MAQTAESVLKDLEAKKFAPLYFLQGDEPYFIDSITEFIEQNALTEAERSFNQSVVYGKDVTMNQVLESARRFPMMAMRQVLIVKEAQGIQDIGRKAAQEQLITYAQNPVPSTVLVFAFKNKSLDGRSQLKKTLEKHAVFVDSKKLYDNKVPSWIKQHCKLKGFNIKDRAVGLLADHIGNDLARIANELDKMMLNYEDGSVEITETMISKHVGISREYNVFELQSALGKKEVFKANQILNYFEANPKNNPVIPIISMLFSYFSKVMLVHQNRSLPKNELARLLGVNPYFVSEYMLASQNYPLNTTLNIIKYLHQADLQSKGVESVASESQLLKELVFKIMHA, from the coding sequence ATGGCACAAACAGCAGAGTCTGTTCTTAAGGATTTAGAAGCAAAGAAGTTCGCTCCTCTGTATTTTCTACAGGGTGACGAGCCTTATTTTATAGATAGCATTACAGAATTTATTGAACAAAATGCCTTGACTGAGGCTGAGCGTAGCTTCAATCAGTCTGTGGTATACGGTAAAGATGTTACCATGAATCAAGTACTGGAAAGTGCACGTCGCTTTCCAATGATGGCAATGAGACAAGTACTGATTGTCAAAGAGGCACAAGGAATTCAGGATATAGGAAGAAAAGCAGCGCAGGAGCAGTTGATTACCTATGCTCAAAACCCTGTACCTTCGACAGTATTGGTATTTGCTTTCAAGAACAAGTCCCTTGATGGACGTTCACAGCTGAAAAAGACCCTTGAAAAGCATGCAGTATTCGTTGATTCCAAAAAGCTGTATGACAATAAGGTACCAAGCTGGATCAAGCAACATTGCAAGCTGAAAGGTTTCAATATCAAGGATAGGGCAGTAGGGCTGTTGGCAGATCATATTGGTAATGATTTGGCGAGAATTGCCAATGAGTTGGACAAGATGATGCTCAATTATGAGGACGGCAGTGTGGAGATCACTGAAACAATGATCTCAAAACACGTAGGTATAAGCCGTGAATACAATGTATTTGAGTTGCAGTCTGCATTGGGTAAGAAGGAGGTTTTCAAAGCGAATCAGATCTTGAATTACTTTGAGGCAAATCCCAAGAATAACCCGGTTATACCTATTATCTCGATGCTGTTCTCTTACTTTTCAAAAGTAATGTTGGTACATCAGAATAGGAGTCTTCCTAAAAATGAGTTGGCTAGGCTGTTGGGGGTAAATCCATATTTCGTTTCTGAGTATATGTTGGCTTCCCAAAACTATCCACTGAATACAACACTTAATATTATCAAGTATTTGCATCAGGCAGATTTACAGTCGAAAGGTGTAGAAAGTGTCGCTTCAGAGAGTCAGCTGTTAAAAGAACTTGTATTTAAGATTATGCATGCTTAA